The genomic interval ATTGCTCAACCTTTACATGATCGACGAGGGAATCGCCCATCCTGCGCCACAGGCGATTGGCATTGTGGACGACGTACTGACCGCTGGCACGCATTACCGCGCGATGTATACTGTGCTGGCAAACCGGTTTCCCGGCGTGCCGATCATCGGCCTGTTCGTGGCGCGCCGCGTCTTTCCCGACAATCCTTTGGACTTCGGGGACGTGTAACTCATGGACGAGATCGAGCCTGACGAATCCACACTGAGCATCCGTGATGCGCACCTGCAGCACCGACCTGCCGACACGTCGTCCATCGGGCATGAACTGGACGAGGTTCGCGCCTTTCTCGCGCTGTCGACGGTGAGGGGGGTTGGACAGAAAACGTTGTTCGCGCTTGCCGAAAAAGGCCGCTCGTTCCGTGAAGCTGTCGACAACGGGCCGGACGAGACGATTCCACGCGCCCCAGGTGATGACAAGCTTGTCAACGATCGACGCTGGTCAGCGATGCGCCTTCAAGCCATTGCTCAAGGCGATCGTCTCGCTGAGCGATTGGAAGCGCTCGGGGTTGCGCTGCTGTTCCGCCACTCGCCCGGCTTCCCACCGTGTCTGCTGGAGCTGGAGCGGCCGCCACATTGGCTGTTCGTTCAAGGCTCGATCAATCGGCTTAGCGAGCCATCGATCGCGATTGTCGGCACACGAAAGCCGAGCACAGACGGCCACTTCCTGGTGCACTATATCGGCGCTTGTTTGGCCGAGTGGGGTGCACCGACGGTCAGCGGCCTCGCCGCCGGCATTGATCAGCTTGCCCACGAACACTCGCTTCGTGCGGGAGTGCCCACCATCGCCGTTCTCGGCACCGGAGTGCTAGAGGACTATCCCAAGGGATCAGGTCGGATGCGCGACCACATCTTGGCTACCGGTGGTACAATTGTAAGCGAGTATCTCCCCACTACCTCGTACTCCGCCAATAACTTCGTGCAGCGCAACCGGCTTCAAGCTGCTCTCGGACGGATCCTCATTCCGGCCGAATGGCAGCGGCGTAGCGGCACGGCCCACACTGTGCGCTTTGCAACCGCGCTTCGCCGTCCCATCGCCTGCCTTCGCCTTCCTGACTGGCCGAGCAATCGCGTTGCCTTCGAGCCTGGCCTAGGCTTGCCTGGTGGCGAGATCTTCACCGTGCCGCGCGAGCAGCTGCGCTTCGACAGGTTCGTGCGCGCCGCAATCGGTATGCGGTTGCCCGCCCAGCCGGGCCAATTGTCGCTGTTCGAGGATCATTAGCCGTGCTCAAGGGTGCGATTTTCTCGTTGCAGGATGTGCTCGTGAAGCAGGGCATCATCGACGGCGCGCTGTTTGACGAAACCTTGCGATTACTCAGATATCTCAGAGGTGGCTCCGGGAATCTGAACAGCCGGGATAGGTGGATTTTCCGCGCAACAGCAGCATGATGCTGCAAGCGAGGAGAAGACCATGACAAGACGACCGCGCCGGAACCACAGCCCGG from Candidatus Oleimmundimicrobium sp. carries:
- a CDS encoding DNA-processing protein DprA; translation: MDEIEPDESTLSIRDAHLQHRPADTSSIGHELDEVRAFLALSTVRGVGQKTLFALAEKGRSFREAVDNGPDETIPRAPGDDKLVNDRRWSAMRLQAIAQGDRLAERLEALGVALLFRHSPGFPPCLLELERPPHWLFVQGSINRLSEPSIAIVGTRKPSTDGHFLVHYIGACLAEWGAPTVSGLAAGIDQLAHEHSLRAGVPTIAVLGTGVLEDYPKGSGRMRDHILATGGTIVSEYLPTTSYSANNFVQRNRLQAALGRILIPAEWQRRSGTAHTVRFATALRRPIACLRLPDWPSNRVAFEPGLGLPGGEIFTVPREQLRFDRFVRAAIGMRLPAQPGQLSLFEDH